A genomic window from Terrisporobacter glycolicus ATCC 14880 = DSM 1288 includes:
- the acsC gene encoding acetyl-CoA decarbonylase/synthase complex subunit gamma, producing the protein MALKALDIFKLTPKKNCKECGFPTCMAFSMKVASGAVEVEKCPHMSDESIQKLSEATAPPMKTLKVGAGESEYTLGGETVLFRHEKTLVSKNRYAIAFCDCMTEEQVDAKIANIKAVEYERIGEIMKAEFACVTYSDNKENFLNIINKLKAETSVAFILNVDDAEVAKEAVAALAGLKPVVVGATKDNYKDMIDVVKGDNLALGLKAASLEELYETTELVQKAGYKELILDVTGETVKDTYVNAVQVRRTALKEQDRTFGYPSIVFVSKLANGDEMMEVALSSAFTVKYGSIIVIDDINYAKALPLYALRQNLFTDPQKPMRVETKVYPINNPDENSPVLVTVDFALTYFVVTGELERSKIPCWLVIPDAGGYSVLTSWAAGKFGGSVIGNFVKECGIADMTKSRDLIIPGKVAVIQADIQDNLPDWNVIVGTPEAMELPKFLKERYGK; encoded by the coding sequence ATGGCACTTAAAGCTTTAGATATATTTAAATTAACACCAAAGAAAAACTGTAAAGAATGTGGATTTCCAACTTGTATGGCTTTCTCTATGAAGGTTGCTTCAGGAGCGGTTGAAGTTGAAAAATGTCCACATATGTCTGATGAATCAATACAAAAATTATCAGAGGCAACTGCACCTCCAATGAAAACTTTAAAAGTTGGAGCTGGAGAAAGTGAATATACTTTAGGTGGAGAAACTGTATTATTCAGACATGAAAAAACTTTAGTAAGTAAAAATAGATATGCTATAGCATTCTGTGATTGTATGACTGAAGAGCAAGTAGATGCTAAGATAGCTAATATAAAAGCTGTAGAGTATGAAAGAATCGGCGAAATAATGAAAGCTGAATTTGCTTGTGTTACTTACAGTGATAATAAAGAAAACTTCTTAAATATAATAAATAAATTAAAAGCAGAAACTAGTGTAGCTTTCATCTTAAATGTAGATGATGCTGAAGTAGCTAAAGAAGCTGTTGCAGCACTTGCTGGATTAAAACCAGTAGTAGTTGGAGCAACTAAAGATAACTACAAAGATATGATAGATGTAGTTAAAGGTGATAACTTAGCGCTAGGTTTAAAAGCTGCTAGTTTAGAAGAGTTATATGAAACAACAGAATTAGTTCAAAAAGCTGGATATAAAGAATTAATACTTGATGTAACAGGAGAAACTGTAAAAGATACTTATGTTAATGCAGTTCAAGTAAGAAGAACAGCATTAAAAGAACAAGATAGAACTTTTGGATATCCATCTATAGTATTCGTAAGTAAATTAGCTAATGGAGATGAAATGATGGAAGTTGCATTGTCATCTGCATTTACAGTTAAATATGGTTCTATAATAGTAATAGATGATATAAACTATGCAAAAGCATTACCACTATATGCTTTAAGACAAAACTTATTCACTGACCCTCAAAAACCAATGAGAGTTGAAACTAAAGTTTATCCAATAAATAACCCAGATGAAAACTCTCCAGTTTTAGTAACTGTTGACTTTGCATTAACTTACTTTGTTGTAACTGGTGAACTTGAAAGATCTAAAATTCCTTGCTGGTTAGTAATACCAGACGCTGGTGGATATTCAGTTCTTACTTCTTGGGCTGCTGGTAAATTTGGTGGTAGTGTAATAGGAAACTTTGTTAAAGAGTGTGGTATAGCTGATATGACTAAGAGCAGAGACTTAATCATACCAGGTAAAGTTGCTGTTATACAAGCAGATATACAAGATAACTTACCAGATTGGAATGTTATAGTTGGTACTCCAGAAGCTATGGAACTTCCAAAATTCTTAAAAGAGAGATATGGAAAATAG